A genome region from Clupea harengus chromosome 7, Ch_v2.0.2, whole genome shotgun sequence includes the following:
- the LOC116220952 gene encoding uncharacterized protein LOC116220952, with protein MNAEEAGAAGWHHHGNRRPQDTITPIPFSRHLMVSAFKDHRLGGAIRVISIICRQELQPLYCVLCANAKADANVDAKADGAPGQCTSFQAKVHQHSDDFGFPFVTSDVLCLSPALQQATRVSITANPYAFHNLTFLSIQNQEVKESFKYNFTVCISNLFGVYNNALQFAQTMEVYKLIGVQRVVIYNTSCGPDVEKILKYYSKEGMLEVVPWPIDKFLKPSTGWSYDLHHGDIHYYGQLTTLNECIYRYMYQSKYLLMNDIDEIIMPYKHANLENLMGILQQQRPNAGVFKIENHIFPKTQFDDSGRFRLPRWRSVPGVNILEHVYREPDRKHVFNPTKVLINPRSVEQTSVHTTLKQFGLVFNVPFDVCRIIHVRVPLQGQLSKDQLFVDKKLWEFEKLLIPSIDRALNESGVL; from the exons ATGAAtgcagaggaagctggcgcTGCTGGTTGGCATCA CCACGGCAACAGACGCCCACAGGACACCATCACCCCCATCCCATTCTCCAGGCACCTCATGGTATCTGCCTTTAAGGACCACAGACTGGGCGGGGCCATCAGGGTGATCAGCATCATCTGCAGGCAGGAGCTGCAGCCGCTCTACTGTGTCCTATGCGCTAACGCTAAGGCTGATGCTAACGTTGATGCTAAGGCTGATGGGGCTCCGGGTCAGTGCACATCTTTCCAGGCAAAAGTTCACCAGCACAGCGATGACTTCGGCTTTCCTTTTGTGACTTCAGACGTGTTGTGCCTGAGTCCAGCGTTGCAGCAAGCCACACGTGTCAGCATAACAGCTAACCCATACGCCTTTcacaatttgacatttttatcgATCCAAAACCAGGAGGTCAAGGAATCGTTTAAGTACAACTTTACTGTATGCATATCTAACCTTTTTGGGGTGTACAATAATGCCCTCCAATTTGCACAAACCATGGAGGTGTACAAGCTTATAGGGGTTCAGAGGGTTGTCATCTACAACACCAGCTGTGGACCAGACGTTGAGAAAATTCTCAAGTACTACAGTAAAGAGGGTATGCTGGAGGTTGTGCCTTGGCCAATAGACAAGTTCCTTAAGCCATCTACTGGGTGGAGTTATGACTTACACCATGGGGACATTCATTATTATGGACAGCTGACCactctgaatgaatgcatatacagatacatgtaccaGTCAAAGTACCTTCTGATGAATGACATTGATGAGATCATTATGCCTTACAAGCATGCCAACCTGGAGAACTTAATGGGCATTTTACAGCAGCAGCGTCCCAACGCAGGGGTCTTCAAGATCGAGAACCACATTTTCCCCAAAACGCAGTTCGATGACAGCGGCCGATTTCGCCTGCCTCGGTGGAGGAGTGTGCCTGGTGTGAACATCCTGGAGCACGTCTACCGAGAGCCGGACAGGAAGCACGTTTTTAACCCCACAAAGGTGCTCATCAACCCCCGGAGCGTGGAGCAGacttcagtacacaccacactgaagCAGTTCGGACTCGTCTTTAACGTCCCGTTCGATGTATGCCGCATCATCCATGTCAGGGTGCCACTGCAAGGACAACTCTCCAAAGACCAGCTGTTCGTCGACAAGAAACTCTGGGAATTTGAGAAGCTTTTGATTCCCAGTATCGATCGCGCACTGAATGAATCAGGTGTGTTGTGA
- the LOC116220953 gene encoding uncharacterized protein LOC116220953 has protein sequence MMQRKQALLVGIGALTVLLMLKWEHTITLENLMSSKQPSAEPELSKDTITPIPGSRHLMVSAFKDHRLGGAIRVISIICRQELQPLYCVLCANANFKADASAKANANVDAKADGALGQCTSLRAKVHLHRDGFGFGIGFGFPFVTSDVLCMSPMLQQATHVSITANLYTRLTFLSIQNQEVKELFRYNFTVCISNLFGEYNNALQFAQTMEVYKLIGVQRVVIYNTSCGSDVEKILKYYSKEGMLEIVPWPIDKFLTPSTGWSYDLHHGDIHYYGQLSTLNECMYRYMYQSKYLLLNDIDEIIMPYKHANLEKLMGTLQQQHPNAGVFKIENHIFPKTQFDDSGRFRLPRWRSVPGVNILEHVYREPDRKHMFNPTKLLINPRSVLQTSVHFTLKQFGLVFNVPFDVCRIIHVRVPLQGQLSKDQLFVDKKLWEFEELLIPSIDCALNESGVL, from the coding sequence ATGATGCAGAGGAAGCAGGCGCTGCTGGTTGGCATCGGTGCCTTGACCGTCCTCCTGATGCTGAAGTGGGAGCACACGATAACCCTAGAGAACCTCATGAGCAGCAAACAACCTTCAGCTGAGCCTGAACTGTCCAAAGACACCATCACCCCCATCCCAGGCTCCAGGCACCTCATGGTATCTGCCTTTAAGGACCACAGACTGGGCGGGGCAATCAGGGTGATCAGCATCATCTGCAGGCAGGAGCTGCAGCCGCTCTACTGTGTCCTATGTGCTAACGCTAACTTTAAGGCTGATGCTAGTGCcaaggctaatgctaatgttgATGCTAAGGCTGATGGGGCTTTGGGTCAGTGCACATCTTTACGGGCAAAAGTTCACTTGCACAGAGATGGCTTTGGCTTCGGCATCGGCTTTGGCTTTCCTTTTGTGACTTCAGACGTGTTGTGCATGAGTCCAATGTTACAGCAAGCCACACATGTCAGCATAACAGCTAACCTATATACCCGTTTGACATTTTTATCAATCCAAAACCAGGAGGTCAAGGAATTGTTTAGGTACAACTTTACTGTATGCATATCTAACCTTTTTGGGGAGTACAATAATGCCCTCCAATTTGCACAAACCATGGAGGTGTACAAGCTTATAGGGGTTCAGAGGGTTGTCATCTACAACACCAGCTGTGGATCAGACGTTGAGAAAATTCTCAAGTACTACAGTAAAGAGGGTATGCTGGAGATTGTGCCTTGGCCAATAGACAAGTTCCTAACGCCCTCTACTGGGTGGAGTTATGACTTACACCATGGGGACATTCATTATTATGGACAGCTGTCCACTCTGAACGAATGCATGTACAGATACATGTACCAGTCAAAGTACCTCCTGCTGAATGATATTGATGAGATCATTATGCCTTACAAGCATGCCAACCTGGAGAAGTTAATGGGCActttacagcagcagcatcccaacGCAGGGGTCTTCAAGATCGAGAACCACATCTTCCCCAAAACACAGTTCGATGACAGCGGCCGATTTCGCCTGCCTCGGTGGAGGAGTGTGCCTGGTGTGAACATCCTGGAGCATGTCTACCGAGAGCCGGACAGGAAGCACATGTTTAACCCCACCAAGCTGCTCATCAACCCCCGGAGCGTGTTGCAGACTTCAGTACACTTCACGCTGAAGCAGTTCGGACTCGTCTTTAATGTCCCGTTCGATGTATGCCGCATCATCCATGTCAGGGTGCCACTGCAAGGACAACTCTCCAAAGACCAGCTGTTTGTCGACAAGAAACTCTGGGAATTTGAGGAGCTTTTGATCCCCAGTATCGATTGTGCACTGAATGAATCAGGTGTGTTGTGA
- the LOC105905297 gene encoding glycosyltransferase family 92 protein F13G3.3-like → MMQRKLALLVGIGALTILLMLKWEHVITLMNGETTSVQPWQRAPTDTITPIPGSRHLMVSAFKDHRLGGAIRVISIICRQELQPLYCVLCANAKADTTAKADANAKTDGALSQCTYLQAKVDVHTDDFGFPFVTSDVLCLSPMSQQFTRVSITTNPYDIHNLTFLSIQNQEVKDSFRYNFTVCISNLFGEYNNALQFAQTMEVYKLTGVQRVVIYNTSCGPDVEKILKYYRKEGILEVVPWPIDKFLTPSTGWKYDLHHGDIHYYGQLTTLNECIYRYMYQSKYLLLNDIDEIIMPYKHANLEKLMGTLQQQHPNAGVFRIENHIFPKTQFDDSGRFRLPRWRSVPGVNILEHVYREPERKYVYNPTKLLIDPRSVEQTSVHSTLKQFGPVLTVPFDVCRIIHVRVPLQGQLSKDQLFVDKKLWEFEELLIPSIDRALNQSGLL, encoded by the coding sequence ATGAtgcagaggaagctggcgcTGCTGGTTGGCATCGGTGCCTTGACCATCCTTCTGATGCTGAAGTGGGAGCACGTGATAACCCTGATGAACGGAGAGACAACCTCAGTACAGCCATGGCAACGGGCGCCCACGGACACCATCACCCCCATCCCAGGCTCCAGGCACCTCATGGTGTCTGCCTTTAAGGACCACAGACTGGGCGGGGCTATCAGGGTGATCAGCATCATCTGCAGGCAGGAGCTCCAGCCGCTCTACTGTGTCCTATGCGCTAACGCCAAGGCTGATACCACTGCTAAggctgatgctaatgctaagacTGATGGGGCTCTGAGTCAGTGCACATATTTACAGGCAAAAGTTGACGTGCACACTGATGACTTCGGCTTTCCTTTTGTGACTTCAGACGTTTTGTGCTTGAGTCCAATGTCACAGCAATTCACACGTGTCAGCATAACAACTAACCCATACGACATCcacaatttgacatttttatcaATCCAAAACCAGGAGGTCAAGGATTCGTTTAGGTACAACTTTACTGTATGCATATCTAACCTTTTTGGGGAGTACAATAATGCCCTCCAATTTGCACAAACCATGGAGGTGTACAAGCTTACAGGGGTTCAGAGGGTTGTCATCTACAACACCAGCTGTGGCCCAGACGTTGAGAAAATTCTCAAGTACTACAGGAAAGAGGGCATTCTGGAGGTTGTGCCTTGGCCAATAGACAAGTTCCTAACGCCCTCTACTGGGTGGAAGTATGACTTACACCATGGGGATATTCATTATTATGGACAGCTGACCACTCTGAACGAATgcatatacagatacatgtaccaGTCAAAGTACCTCTTGCTGAATGACATTGATGAGATCATTATGCCTTACAAGCATGCCAACCTGGAAAAGTTAATGGGTACtcttcagcagcagcatcccaacGCAGGGGTCTTCAGGATCGAGAACCACATATTCCCCAAAACGCAGTTCGATGACAGCGGCCGATTTCGTCTGCCTCGGTGGAGGAGTGTGCCTGGTGTGAACATCCTGGAGCACGTCTACCGAGAGCCAGAAAGGAAGTACGTGTATAACCCCACCAAGCTGCTAATCGACCCCCGGAGCGTGGAGCAGACTTCAGTACACTCTACGCTGAAGCAGTTCGGACCGGTCCTCACCGTCCCATTTGATGTATGCCGCATCATCCATGTCAGGGTGCCACTGCAAGGACAACTCTCCAAAGATCAGCTGTTCGTCGACAAAAAACTCTGGGAATTTGAGGAGCTTTTGATTCCGAGCATCGATCGAGCACTAAATCAATCAGGTCTGTTGTAA